From Daucus carota subsp. sativus chromosome 6, DH1 v3.0, whole genome shotgun sequence:
TGTTTTGATGAAAAATCCAACTTCGAACAGGTAGTTTACGAAATCCCTTCTCTCTCATCTTTTCCTTGATCATTTCAGAGCAATGCCATCTCCCGGAAGCAGAAAAAAGATTCGACACAAGTATGTAGGTAGATGGATCTTGTGGCTCAGAGAGAAGTATCTGCTTAGCAGCTCGTTTCCCAATATCTGTATTCATATGGATTCTACAACTATCAAGTAACGCTCTCCATACAGAAGGTTCTGGTTGGATAGGCATCCTAATAATTACTTCTTCTGCCTCTTCAAGATGACCCCAGAACCCTAAAACACTGACAAAGGTGGCATAGTGTTCTGAAGCAGGTTCAACTCCGTACACCGCATTCATTGACACAAATAATTTACGGCAGTCATATACCAAATCAGAGATAGTGTACTTGTAAGCTGAAAGTAGTATAAGAAAAGTAGTTGAATCCGGGGGTAAACCTGCCTGTTGCATTTCTTCCCATGCTGTCAGGGTTAGATCGCCTTGCCTGTGAAGGATATATCCAGCCATCAAACCATTCCAAGAAACTATGTCAGGAGTGGGCATAGCCTTGAAAACAGCAGTTGCTTCTTTAATGTTTCCACACTTAAAATACATACTCATTATAGCATTTTCCACCACAGTGTCGGACAAAAATCCAGATTTTATAGCATGGCAGTGAACTTGCCCTCCAAACACAGAAGAACCTAGGGTTCCACATACACCTAGTACAGAAGCAGAAAGAACTTCATCAACAGCCATGGTTCCCTCTGAATAACCCAGACAATATAAAGAAGCAGATTCATATGGCTGCCCATTTCGAGCATATCCGCATATCATTGATGTCCATATTAAAGGACTGCTCTGATTTAATGGCCGGCTGCGAAACATTTTCTCTGCATCACTCATTCTTCCACACCTTGTAGACATATCAACCATTGCTGATTCGATATAGTCATTCGATCCGGAACCAAACTTGATTACAAACCCTTGTATCATCTCACTAGTCCGCTTTTCTCTTAACAATCCACACGCATTAACAACACTGGCCAAAGTGAAATCAGTTAACTCCACTCCCTTCTCCACCATCTTAGAAAACATATTCAAAGCCATTATACCCCTTCCATTTTGACATAATCCTCCCAACACAGCATTACAGGAAACTGAGTTCTTCTCCGGCATCCTATTGAAAGTCTCCACTGCCTTGTCAACAAGACCAAATGCCATGTAAGCCATCATCATTTCGGTCCAGGTAATAATATCTTTTAGATGCATGCTTTCAAACAAAGAGACCACGGAGCTTACATTCCTACATTTAGAGTAAAAACGAATAAGAGCATTACCAACACTCAATCTGGTCAGCAGACCAGATTTGAGTGCATGTGCATGAATCTCTCGACCATTCATCGAAGCCAAAGAACCGCTGCAGGCAACCAAAAGGGTCGAAAGAGTGAAATGGTCAACTCTAAAACCATCAATTTGCCACATACAACGAAACAATTCGAATGATTTCTCATAAATGGACTCCTTGACCACAGACGACAAAACAGTATTCCATGTAGCAATGTCCCTCCGGGGAACTTCACTGAACAAACTCAACACAGAATCCAAACAACCACATTTGCCATACAAACCCAGAAGTGCATTTGTAACATAAACACTATCCAAATAACCCAACTTCACAACCAAGCCATGAACCTGAGAACCCAAACTTAAACTACCAAGTTGAATACACGCAGACAAAATTCCCACATAACTATACTCATTAGCCTCAACACCCAAACTAATCATATCAACAAAAAGCTGCACAGCCTCATCTTCCCAACCCGATTTCGCAAAACCCGAAACCAGTGAACTAAACGAAACCACATCAGGGCAAGACATACAATCAAATACCTTATAGGCATAATCATTAAAACCCAATTTAAGACAAGCAACAAGAAGGGCATTCCACAAACGAGTGTCCCCTTCATGTCCAAGCTTGACAAGTGAAGCATGAACTGCCTTGGCAAGATAAATGTCATTTTCTTGAACTGAAAGTCGAAGCAAATCAGTGAAATTGGTAACATGGGCATCATCAAAATCAGTTAAAGATGGGTTCTTTATTGGTAAAGTTTGAATTTTGGGAGTAAAGATGGGTTTTTTAGAGTTAAAGAAATAAGGGGTTTTGGGTTTAAGTGAAATTTTGGGAGGTTTTGAACTGATAATTAGTTGAGGAAGAGATGAGATTGTGGGTATAGGATTGAGAGGGTGGAGGATAATTGCAGACATTAATATgtaagaaataaatataaactcaTACTCATCATTACTTGAACATATTTTATCTTCTGCAACACATaaaacacaaaatatatattgaactGGGAGAGCATATCAGAAAAGGGAAGCTAGAAGCAGATAAATAGTGAAGGAAAAAACTAATAAAGCTCAGAAGCAACCAGTGTGTTTTCTGAATGTGTGTTCAGAATTGGCAGCGGACCCAATCCAACTGCTATTGATGCTAAATTCGTCATTGCTTTGCACCAGCCGGGAATCGAACCCGGGTCTGTACCGTGGCAGGGTACTATTCTACCACTAGACCACTGGTGCTTCATGAAAAAGAGGGTCAGAGTTTTTGGCTACATAAtgtatatcttattttattaatatagttataaaaattgaaaaacccaaTTTCAAATGtgaagtatatatattattctaaaataggatatttttttatatataaaataaaatatagggtTGGTTCAACTGGTTAAAGAAgggacttgtatcctcttggttACAGGTTCGACTTCCGAAGGGAGGGAAATTTGTGATTATGGTTCCTGGACTAGAGCATGTCGCTTAcgtgcggtttaccttggttcatgTGGTTTGCGGGCATGATattacgtgagctcgtgggtttatcCAGTGTGCACCCAAATGGTAGCGGTTGCTAATTCTTACGTTAAAAAAAACGGAAAAATAATTGGCAAGCGGAGAGAGATCAAGATGAGAAATATTGAAGCCGTTtgaatgaatttaaaaataagtgcCTTTTGATTTAACGTAAAAAAAGTGAAGCAGAAGTTAGAGGCAAATtaggacttataagtgattaaagtgttcgAAGAAGAAGTAGAAATTCTGAGAGGGAAACTAACatttataacttttaaaaagtgtttctaatttttttacacaaaGTAGAAACCAGCTTctttaaaaaagaaatatttctcCCTGTTCCCAAACAAGCAcattgtatttgtatataattacaAAAAGGTGTATAAATTAGGTAAATATAGAACAATGATgagaaatatatcattttaaactaAAGATCATTTTTTTCCCCACAAACAAATAGTCACATCATGGATGGCCTTCCTCTTGAATACATGCTCCTCATGTACTTGTTATCAAAATACACAATTATCTgaagtttatttatataaatataaatatacatttatGAACTATCAAACTTTAAACCAACATCAATATTCAATAGAAACAAATTTTATagattaaacatataaaatgaaatattaatttatgtagAACTGTGGAATAATTGTGTGTTATAAGTGTTCGACctgtttattaaaaaatttgctgtcaattttaaaaacaaaggtattttgattttgttttttaactaaaacttgtctttttataattcttttcgATAAATTCTAAAcaagattaattaattaatttcaattcaaaattttagtgCACATACAAAAAGAAAGGGTTATATATCAAACTGACCACCCATTCcgtcaaaatatctcatttTACCCACCTATCTCATCGGAAACTCGcttaagccactataaatcaaatatatatcgtTTTTcccacatcactattcatacctttttacttaatcatttatcaaaaatcaaccgtttatttttttattataaaaccacttcgagtaccttTATAATTGTCTCTAATATTTAtcgaaataatttgaaaattaataaagcaacatagttagggtgatcacataaatatctatgtataactaatttatttttttaaataatagctatgttgctttattaattcccaaattattttgataaatattagaGATAATTATGAAgatactcgaagtggttttgtagtaaaaaaataaacagttaattttttataaatgattaaataaaaaagtatgaatagtgatgtgggtaaaaatgatatatattttgtttatagtgaCTTAAACGAGTCCCCAATAAGATGGGTGGATAaaatgagatattttgacgtaaTGGGCGACCGGtggtttgatataaaaccccaaAAAGAAACTACGAATTCGATTCAGTTaccaataaattaattttaaattacgtGCATATATACtcggtgtgtgtatatatacgaCTTTCGGCCTTTCCGTTGCAACAAGCAGCACTTCACTTCTTCGTTCTCTTTTGATCCAATACCAGGTATCCTTCTTACATTCCTATCCCCCTTtcctttttcttatttttcttaGTTTTAATCCCTATATTCTGatcagttttaattttttatttaaattttaatgtaataatgattaaaagcATCTAATTAAGTAATCTGGAACAAACCCATCAAATTACATGTTATTTAAATGGTGGGGTTTCAAGATTTTTGTggaatttatatgatatgagTTCAAATTGTGGTTTTAGAAGATTTTGATGTGTTATGTTCTAAATTTTGCTTTGTTTTGATGTTAGTAGAAATTGAATGAATTAGTGTGATGTATGTAATTGGGTATGCATtaatgtgtgtttatatattgaTTTGGGTTTCTTAACCAGCATCTGATTGCCGTGGTTTGGTTGACTTGTCTGTGTTTACGATTTGACGATTTGTAAGAGTTTTGTGTCGACCCAGATATACAGACTTTGTGTAAGCTTTTTGGACCATGTATGTGATCAACATTCGGATAGAGAAATGAGAGTCTTATACAGTGGGGATATGTGTAAGGAGAGGGGAAATTATGTGTAAGGGGGAATTATGTGTAATGATGTTGGAGCTAAACTGTTTGTTTGTCTTCTTGAATCTAGATATGATACTATGCCCGGTGATTGGTGTTTTTAATTGATGCCTGAAAGTGTTTAAAAGTGTATGCGACTTTCAAGATGTTTAAGGATATTTTCATTTCATAACAAGGGTTCTTAGTCAAAAAGGTTAAGCAAGGCGTTATGTGAAAGTGTAAGAAGTGAGTGGGTAGAGTTTAGAGTATAGTGAAATAATGTATATTAAATAGAAGTGAAagataaaatgaattttttactTTCCTCGCAAGTGAAGAATGGTATGGTAGGatgagattttatatttaagGGAGAACGTGTTTAACCTCTTGGTAGCGAAAGTATGCACTTATTAATACGTAGGGAATATTTGCGTCAAATAGATGGCAGTCCAGTGACTTTATTTAGGATTTGAGCATAGAAGATATACCAACTCTAAAGGCTGTTCTGCTAGACAATATTTTGGTATCTCGTCGATTTATTGGTTGATGGCCATGATGCATCTCTGTATTCGCCCGGAGTTCAGCAACAGGAAGTAATTGAAGACTATTTCCAATACTTATTAAAAATAgttgagaatttaaaatttaaaacctaTATATGCTTGCTATGTTAATTGTGAACATATGGTAGGTAAATAGAATCATCTTACTTAACCTTGTTAAGATCAAATT
This genomic window contains:
- the LOC135146732 gene encoding pentatricopeptide repeat-containing protein At5g03800 codes for the protein MSAIILHPLNPIPTISSLPQLIISSKPPKISLKPKTPYFFNSKKPIFTPKIQTLPIKNPSLTDFDDAHVTNFTDLLRLSVQENDIYLAKAVHASLVKLGHEGDTRLWNALLVACLKLGFNDYAYKVFDCMSCPDVVSFSSLVSGFAKSGWEDEAVQLFVDMISLGVEANEYSYVGILSACIQLGSLSLGSQVHGLVVKLGYLDSVYVTNALLGLYGKCGCLDSVLSLFSEVPRRDIATWNTVLSSVVKESIYEKSFELFRCMWQIDGFRVDHFTLSTLLVACSGSLASMNGREIHAHALKSGLLTRLSVGNALIRFYSKCRNVSSVVSLFESMHLKDIITWTEMMMAYMAFGLVDKAVETFNRMPEKNSVSCNAVLGGLCQNGRGIMALNMFSKMVEKGVELTDFTLASVVNACGLLREKRTSEMIQGFVIKFGSGSNDYIESAMVDMSTRCGRMSDAEKMFRSRPLNQSSPLIWTSMICGYARNGQPYESASLYCLGYSEGTMAVDEVLSASVLGVCGTLGSSVFGGQVHCHAIKSGFLSDTVVENAIMSMYFKCGNIKEATAVFKAMPTPDIVSWNGLMAGYILHRQGDLTLTAWEEMQQAGLPPDSTTFLILLSAYKYTISDLVYDCRKLFVSMNAVYGVEPASEHYATFVSVLGFWGHLEEAEEVIIRMPIQPEPSVWRALLDSCRIHMNTDIGKRAAKQILLSEPQDPSTYILVSNLFSASGRWHCSEMIKEKMREKGFRKLPVRSWIFHQNRAHFFFARDKSHFQSKDINKGLEILVMECLKAGYVPDTSFVLHEVEEYQKKDFLFYHSAKLAVTYGLLMTEPGKIIRVMKNVILCGDCHTFFKYVSVITKREIHVRDSSGFHCFWNGQCSCKDYR